A window of the Motilibacter aurantiacus genome harbors these coding sequences:
- a CDS encoding glycosyltransferase family 4 protein, which produces MRVAVVSDAVHPFHKGGKEERLHALTSRLSRHGVEAHVFTMRWWDGPTEHREGDVVLHAMAPYVPLYAGSRRSIRQGVVFAVSCLRMLRERFDVLEADAIPFLHLFPLRVVATIKRRPFVVTWHEVWGQAYWRRYLGPLGSVASFCERRAVALPDVIVAASSGTAERLAEVSRGRAHVVVVPNGVDRAEIDRVEPAVDAADLLCVGRLLAHKNVHVLLEALSVLHGRGVRLSLDVIGQGPEETRLRGLAHRLGLAASVRFRGALDRRGDVLALMKSTSVLAFPSEREGFGMVALEALACGTPVVTSDAEDNFARALIRPGVDGEVCPARPEELADAIERVLAELPARRRGAAERAASFDWDALAAGLAEVYRP; this is translated from the coding sequence GTGCGCGTCGCTGTCGTGTCCGACGCCGTCCATCCGTTCCACAAGGGCGGCAAGGAGGAGCGGCTGCACGCGCTGACGTCAAGGCTGAGCCGGCACGGCGTCGAGGCGCACGTCTTCACGATGCGTTGGTGGGACGGGCCGACGGAGCACCGCGAGGGTGACGTGGTCCTGCACGCCATGGCGCCCTACGTCCCGCTGTACGCCGGCTCCCGCCGCTCCATCCGCCAGGGCGTGGTCTTCGCCGTCTCCTGCCTGCGGATGCTGCGCGAGCGGTTCGACGTGCTCGAGGCCGACGCGATCCCGTTCCTGCACCTCTTCCCGCTGCGGGTGGTCGCGACGATCAAGCGGCGCCCCTTCGTCGTCACCTGGCACGAGGTCTGGGGCCAGGCCTACTGGCGGCGCTACCTCGGCCCGCTCGGGAGCGTCGCCTCGTTTTGCGAGCGCCGTGCGGTCGCCCTGCCCGACGTGATCGTGGCCGCGTCCAGCGGCACGGCGGAACGGCTGGCCGAGGTGAGCAGGGGCCGGGCGCACGTCGTGGTCGTGCCGAACGGCGTCGACCGAGCGGAGATCGACCGCGTGGAGCCGGCAGTCGATGCCGCCGATCTGCTCTGCGTCGGCCGGCTGCTCGCGCACAAGAACGTCCACGTGCTCCTCGAGGCGCTGTCCGTCCTGCACGGGCGCGGCGTCCGGCTGAGCCTCGACGTCATCGGCCAGGGCCCGGAGGAGACCCGGCTGCGCGGCCTGGCCCACCGGCTCGGGCTCGCGGCGAGCGTCCGCTTCCGCGGGGCGCTCGACCGCCGGGGGGACGTGCTCGCACTCATGAAGAGCACGTCCGTACTTGCGTTCCCCAGCGAGCGGGAGGGGTTCGGGATGGTCGCGCTCGAGGCGCTCGCCTGCGGCACCCCCGTGGTGACGAGCGACGCCGAGGACAACTTCGCCCGGGCGCTCATCCGGCCCGGTGTGGACGGCGAGGTGTGCCCCGCCCGCCCGGAGGAGCTGGCGGACGCGATCGAGCGCGTGCTCGCCGAGCTGCCCGCGAGGCGCCGCGGAGCCGCCGAGCGGGCCGCGAGCTTCGACTGGGACGCCCTGGCCGCCGGGCTGGCGGAGGTGTACCGACCGTGA
- a CDS encoding glycosyltransferase family 2 protein, whose translation MTPRMLPPSGQPSDTLIRKRAADDEPEGGPLPAPGRPGEVFLSIVMPAYNEAATIRRAVEHVLDAPYPCPIELIVVDDGSSDGTYEQLSGFEDPRLQIHRHVRNLGKGAALLTGMAVARGTHLLPFDADLEYSAEDIPRLLAPVMAGRAQVVYGTRLFGANTVYSSFRYGAGNKAMTMLANVLFDSYISDLHTCLKLVPLDLLRGMRLTETRFGLDTEITASVLRHGYRPFEVPVSYYSRTRAAGKKIGWRDAVSCVRVLGRVRLSQPAAALLADTSQRHLHVVPARPATTAERVVLSLPDAPSNVALRVPAAAEAGE comes from the coding sequence ATGACTCCGAGGATGCTGCCGCCGAGTGGCCAGCCGTCGGACACGCTGATCCGCAAGCGCGCCGCCGACGACGAGCCGGAGGGAGGCCCCCTGCCGGCACCCGGTCGCCCGGGGGAGGTCTTCCTCTCGATCGTGATGCCGGCCTACAACGAGGCCGCCACGATCCGCCGTGCCGTGGAGCACGTCCTGGACGCGCCGTACCCCTGCCCGATCGAGCTGATCGTCGTCGACGACGGCAGCAGCGACGGCACGTACGAGCAGCTCAGCGGGTTCGAGGACCCGCGGCTGCAGATCCACCGCCACGTGCGGAACCTGGGCAAGGGCGCCGCCCTGCTGACCGGGATGGCGGTGGCGCGGGGGACCCACCTGCTGCCGTTCGACGCGGACCTGGAGTACTCGGCGGAGGACATCCCCCGACTGCTGGCCCCGGTGATGGCCGGGCGTGCGCAGGTGGTCTACGGGACTCGGCTGTTCGGGGCGAACACCGTCTACTCGTCCTTCCGCTACGGAGCGGGGAACAAGGCGATGACGATGCTGGCGAACGTGCTGTTCGACAGCTACATCAGCGACCTGCACACCTGCCTGAAGCTCGTGCCGCTCGACCTGCTGCGGGGCATGCGCCTGACGGAGACGCGGTTCGGCCTGGACACGGAGATCACGGCGAGCGTGCTGCGCCACGGCTACCGGCCGTTCGAGGTGCCGGTGTCGTACTACTCCCGGACCCGGGCGGCGGGCAAGAAGATCGGCTGGCGTGACGCGGTGTCCTGTGTCCGCGTGCTCGGCCGGGTCCGGCTCTCGCAGCCGGCGGCCGCGCTGCTCGCCGACACGTCACAGCGTCATCTGCACGTGGTGCCTGCGCGCCCGGCGACGACCGCCGAGCGCGTGGTGCTCTCGCTGCCCGACGCGCCCTCGAACGTCGCGCTACGGGTCCCCGCCGCGGCAGAGGCAGGGGAGTGA
- a CDS encoding DUF5999 family protein, with protein MKCTHLPACPAADAVDHEAAAIVSGHPEQGWFLLCNGVVIFDDTGHLLPNGRAVAPHRAMTNAA; from the coding sequence ATGAAGTGCACACATCTGCCCGCCTGTCCGGCGGCGGACGCCGTGGATCACGAGGCGGCAGCCATCGTGTCCGGCCACCCTGAGCAGGGGTGGTTCCTGCTGTGCAACGGCGTCGTCATCTTCGACGACACCGGGCACCTGTTGCCGAACGGCAGGGCGGTCGCCCCGCACCGTGCGATGACCAACGCGGCCTGA
- the gcvP gene encoding aminomethyl-transferring glycine dehydrogenase gives MTILDPLRTAQTPPRQTPPAGSPTPEPAFLRRHIGATAQEQARMLAVLGYSSLDELTDAAVPEAIRGGDSLALPPAVSEDEVVAELRALAARNRVRVPMIGLGYYRASTPAVIRRNVLEDPGWYTAYTPYQPEISQGRLEALFTFQTLVSDLTGLPVAGASLLDEATAAAEAMTLARRVAGAAGAGRAFLVDRDVHPQTLALLQARAEPLGIPVEVLDLYAAARSGEGFPEQVIGALVQYPTSTGAVHDPAAVVAAVKERGGLVVAATDLLALTLLAAPGEWGADVAVGSAQRFGVPLFYGGPHAGFMSVRAGLERQLPGRIVGLSRDADGRAAYRLALQTREQHIRRDKATSNICTAQTLLAVVAAMYASYHGPEGLTAIAQRVHARAAALAAGLRAAGVEVVHEAFFDTVSAAVPGRADEVVAAARASGVDLRRVDADTVGVSADETTTEAHVAAVLAAFGARPVPDAPAMLPAAVSRTSGFLTAPVFADHRSETEMLRYLHRLRDRDYALDRGMIPLGSCTMKLNATVELEPISWPEFADLHPFQPAEDAQGYAELTADLERWLAEVTGYDAVSLQPNAGSAGELAGLLAIRAYHRANGDDERDVCLVPASAHGTNAASAVLAGLRVVVVKTGDDGEVDLEDLRGKCEQHSGRVAAIMITYPSTHGVYEEGVREVCAVVHDAGGQVYVDGANLNALVGVARPGRFGADVSHLNLHKTFCIPHGGGGPGVGPVAVRAHLAAYLPNHPLAEQAGPATGTGPVSAAPWGSAGILPVPWAYIRLMGADGLRAATQSAVLSANYVAARLREHYPVLYTGRGGLVAHECILDLRPLTAATGVTVDDVAKRLVDYGFHAPTMSFPVAGTLMVEPTESESLVELDRFVEAMIAIRREADRVGSGKWPKQDNPLANAPHPAERLVEEWEHPYSRREAVFPGEVSPAAKYWPPVARIDSAFGDRNLVCACPPTAAYED, from the coding sequence GTGACCATCCTCGACCCGCTCCGCACCGCGCAGACCCCGCCGCGGCAGACGCCGCCGGCCGGGAGCCCGACGCCCGAGCCAGCCTTCCTCCGTCGTCACATCGGCGCCACGGCGCAGGAGCAGGCGCGCATGCTGGCCGTGCTCGGCTACTCCTCGCTCGATGAGCTGACCGATGCCGCCGTGCCGGAGGCGATCCGGGGTGGCGACTCCCTGGCGCTGCCGCCAGCGGTGAGCGAGGACGAGGTGGTGGCCGAGCTGCGTGCCCTCGCCGCGCGCAACCGGGTGCGCGTCCCCATGATCGGGCTGGGGTACTACCGCGCGTCGACGCCGGCGGTCATCCGGCGCAACGTGCTCGAGGACCCGGGCTGGTACACCGCCTACACGCCGTACCAGCCGGAGATCAGCCAGGGCCGGCTCGAGGCGCTCTTCACGTTCCAGACCCTGGTCTCGGACCTCACCGGGCTGCCCGTCGCGGGCGCCAGCCTGCTCGACGAGGCGACCGCCGCCGCCGAGGCGATGACGCTGGCGCGCCGCGTCGCCGGTGCCGCGGGCGCCGGGCGGGCGTTCCTCGTCGACCGGGACGTGCACCCGCAGACCCTCGCACTGCTCCAGGCCCGGGCCGAGCCGCTCGGCATCCCTGTCGAGGTGCTCGACCTGTACGCCGCGGCGCGGTCGGGCGAGGGTTTTCCCGAGCAGGTGATCGGCGCTCTCGTGCAGTACCCCACCTCCACCGGTGCGGTCCACGACCCGGCCGCGGTGGTCGCGGCGGTCAAGGAGCGCGGCGGCCTCGTCGTCGCGGCGACGGACCTGCTGGCGCTCACCCTGCTCGCCGCGCCCGGTGAGTGGGGCGCGGACGTCGCCGTCGGGAGCGCCCAGCGCTTCGGCGTCCCGCTCTTCTACGGCGGCCCGCACGCCGGCTTCATGAGCGTGCGCGCCGGCCTCGAGCGCCAGCTGCCCGGCCGCATCGTCGGCCTCTCGCGGGACGCCGACGGGCGGGCCGCCTACCGGCTGGCCCTGCAGACCCGCGAGCAGCACATCCGCCGGGACAAGGCGACCAGCAACATCTGCACGGCGCAGACGCTGCTGGCGGTCGTCGCCGCGATGTACGCCTCCTACCACGGCCCCGAGGGCCTGACCGCCATCGCGCAGCGGGTCCATGCCCGGGCAGCCGCGCTGGCGGCCGGGCTGCGCGCCGCCGGCGTCGAGGTCGTGCACGAGGCGTTCTTCGACACGGTCAGCGCGGCGGTGCCCGGGCGGGCCGACGAGGTCGTCGCCGCGGCCCGCGCGTCGGGCGTGGACCTGCGCCGGGTCGACGCCGACACCGTCGGCGTCAGCGCCGACGAGACGACGACCGAGGCCCACGTCGCCGCGGTGCTCGCGGCGTTCGGCGCTCGGCCCGTCCCGGACGCGCCGGCGATGCTGCCCGCCGCCGTGTCGCGCACCTCCGGATTCCTCACCGCGCCGGTGTTCGCCGACCACCGGTCCGAGACGGAGATGCTGCGCTACCTGCACCGGCTGCGTGACCGCGACTACGCGCTGGACCGGGGGATGATCCCGCTCGGCTCGTGCACGATGAAGCTCAACGCGACCGTCGAGCTGGAGCCGATCAGCTGGCCCGAGTTCGCCGACCTGCACCCGTTCCAGCCCGCCGAGGACGCTCAGGGCTACGCCGAGCTCACCGCCGACCTCGAGCGATGGCTGGCGGAGGTCACCGGGTACGACGCGGTGAGCCTGCAGCCGAACGCCGGGTCGGCCGGGGAGCTGGCCGGGCTGCTGGCCATCCGCGCCTACCACCGCGCCAACGGAGACGACGAGCGCGACGTCTGCCTGGTCCCGGCGTCCGCGCACGGCACCAACGCCGCGAGCGCCGTGCTCGCCGGGCTCCGGGTCGTGGTCGTGAAGACCGGGGACGACGGCGAGGTCGACCTCGAGGACCTGCGGGGCAAGTGCGAGCAGCACTCCGGGCGGGTGGCGGCGATCATGATCACGTACCCGTCGACCCACGGGGTCTACGAGGAGGGCGTGCGGGAGGTCTGCGCCGTCGTGCACGACGCCGGCGGGCAGGTCTACGTCGACGGCGCGAACCTCAACGCGCTGGTCGGCGTCGCCCGGCCGGGGCGCTTCGGCGCCGACGTCAGCCACCTGAACCTGCACAAGACCTTCTGCATCCCGCACGGCGGTGGCGGCCCGGGAGTGGGGCCGGTCGCCGTCCGCGCGCACCTCGCGGCGTACCTGCCCAACCACCCGCTGGCCGAGCAGGCCGGGCCGGCGACGGGGACGGGCCCGGTCAGCGCTGCGCCGTGGGGCAGCGCCGGCATCCTGCCGGTGCCGTGGGCGTACATCCGGCTCATGGGGGCCGACGGGCTGCGGGCGGCGACCCAGTCGGCCGTCCTCTCGGCCAACTACGTGGCGGCCCGGCTGCGCGAGCACTACCCGGTGCTCTACACGGGGCGGGGCGGCCTGGTCGCCCACGAGTGCATCCTCGACCTGCGCCCGCTGACGGCAGCCACCGGCGTGACGGTGGACGACGTGGCCAAGCGGCTGGTGGACTACGGCTTCCACGCTCCCACGATGAGCTTCCCCGTGGCCGGGACCCTCATGGTCGAGCCGACCGAGAGCGAGAGCCTCGTCGAGCTCGACCGGTTCGTGGAAGCGATGATCGCGATCCGCCGGGAGGCCGACAGGGTGGGGTCGGGGAAGTGGCCGAAGCAGGACAACCCGCTGGCGAACGCCCCGCACCCGGCTGAGCGGCTGGTCGAGGAGTGGGAGCACCCGTACTCGCGCCGTGAGGCGGTCTTCCCGGGCGAGGTGTCCCCTGCGGCGAAGTACTGGCCACCGGTCGCGCGCATCGACTCCGCCTTCGGTGACCGCAACCTCGTCTGCGCCTGCCCGCCCACGGCGGCGTACGAGGACTGA
- a CDS encoding MerR family transcriptional regulator: protein MARGTGSDGGVSASGAVGSTARDSSGRLPKATQEMLFPGQLTTLPDDMGYRGPTACAAAGITYRQLDYWARTGLVEPSVRSAAGSGSQRLYSFRDILVLKVVKRLLDTGVSLQNIRAAVHHLRDRGVEDLAQITLMSDGASVYECTSADEVVDLVQGGQGVFGIAVGRVWREVEGSLAELPGVRPDAEGEADESGTPASLDELAKRRARRTG, encoded by the coding sequence ATGGCCCGGGGTACCGGCTCGGACGGTGGCGTCTCCGCGAGCGGAGCGGTCGGCAGCACGGCACGGGACTCCTCGGGGCGGCTACCCAAGGCCACCCAGGAGATGCTCTTCCCGGGCCAGCTGACCACGCTGCCGGACGACATGGGCTACCGCGGCCCCACCGCGTGCGCCGCGGCCGGCATCACCTACCGCCAGCTGGACTACTGGGCACGGACCGGCCTGGTGGAGCCGAGCGTGCGCTCGGCGGCGGGCTCGGGGTCCCAGCGGCTCTACTCCTTCCGCGACATCCTCGTGCTCAAGGTCGTCAAGCGGCTGCTGGACACCGGCGTCTCGCTGCAGAACATCCGGGCGGCCGTCCATCACCTGCGCGACCGCGGGGTGGAGGACCTCGCCCAGATCACGCTCATGAGCGACGGGGCGAGCGTCTACGAGTGCACCTCTGCCGACGAGGTGGTCGACCTGGTCCAGGGTGGCCAGGGCGTGTTCGGCATCGCCGTCGGCCGTGTCTGGCGTGAGGTCGAGGGCTCGCTCGCCGAGCTTCCCGGCGTACGCCCCGACGCCGAGGGCGAGGCCGACGAGTCAGGCACGCCTGCGTCCCTGGACGAGCTGGCCAAGCGGCGCGCTCGCCGTACCGGCTGA
- a CDS encoding bifunctional nuclease family protein, protein MRQLDVVGVRVEMPSNQPIVLLKEADGERYLPIWIGAVEATAIAFAQQGVVPARPLTHDLLRDVLGAVGRELEQVRITGLRDGVFYAELRLSGGVEVSSRPSDAIALALRTSSPIFCADAVLDEAAIAIPDEQEDEVEKFREFLDSISPEDFEAGGAPGSSG, encoded by the coding sequence GTGCGCCAGCTCGACGTCGTCGGCGTCCGGGTAGAGATGCCCTCGAACCAGCCCATCGTCCTGTTGAAGGAAGCGGACGGTGAGCGCTACCTGCCCATCTGGATCGGAGCGGTCGAGGCCACGGCCATCGCCTTCGCCCAGCAGGGTGTCGTGCCCGCGCGGCCGCTGACCCACGACCTGTTGCGCGACGTGCTCGGCGCGGTCGGCCGCGAGCTCGAGCAGGTCCGCATCACCGGCCTGCGTGACGGCGTCTTCTACGCCGAGCTCCGGCTCTCCGGCGGGGTGGAGGTCAGCAGCCGGCCGTCGGACGCGATCGCGCTGGCCCTGCGCACGTCGAGCCCGATCTTCTGCGCGGACGCGGTCCTCGACGAGGCAGCCATCGCGATCCCGGACGAGCAGGAGGACGAGGTGGAGAAGTTCCGCGAGTTCCTCGACTCGATCTCACCGGAGGACTTCGAGGCCGGCGGGGCTCCGGGCAGCTCGGGCTGA
- the ftsR gene encoding transcriptional regulator FtsR, with protein MATMSIGEVLAALRQEFADVTISKIRFLEAEGLVEPQRTASGYRKFAAEDVERLRYVLRAQRDRYLPLRVIKEHLDAIDRGLEPPEDQSGAPRAPRPAPDAGGFPGPETFRRDGAGLRLARSELCEAAGIEESALREIEGYGLVAPATADGFFDGDALLIARTVGELARFGVEPRHLRPFKTAADREAGLVEQVTRPLLRQRSPEAQARAEEATRELGALSVRLHALLVKAALHRG; from the coding sequence ATGGCGACGATGAGCATCGGCGAGGTCCTGGCCGCCCTGCGCCAGGAGTTCGCGGACGTCACGATCTCCAAGATCAGGTTTCTCGAGGCCGAGGGCCTGGTCGAGCCGCAGCGGACGGCGTCGGGCTACCGCAAGTTCGCCGCCGAGGACGTGGAGCGGCTGCGTTATGTGCTGCGCGCGCAGCGTGACCGGTACCTCCCGCTGCGGGTGATCAAGGAGCACCTGGACGCCATCGACCGGGGGCTCGAGCCGCCGGAGGACCAGTCCGGGGCGCCACGCGCGCCGCGGCCGGCGCCCGACGCGGGCGGGTTCCCCGGGCCGGAGACGTTCCGGCGCGACGGGGCAGGGCTGCGGCTCGCGCGCAGCGAGCTGTGCGAGGCGGCCGGTATCGAGGAGTCGGCGCTGCGCGAGATCGAGGGCTACGGGCTGGTCGCCCCGGCGACGGCCGACGGCTTCTTCGACGGCGACGCGTTGCTCATCGCGCGGACGGTGGGCGAGCTGGCCCGGTTCGGCGTCGAGCCGCGCCACCTGCGCCCCTTCAAGACCGCAGCCGACCGGGAGGCCGGCCTGGTCGAGCAGGTCACCCGGCCGCTGCTGCGCCAGCGCAGCCCGGAGGCTCAGGCCAGGGCCGAGGAGGCCACCCGCGAGCTGGGCGCGCTCTCGGTCCGGCTGCACGCGTTGTTGGTGAAGGCCGCGCTCCACCGCGGATAG
- a CDS encoding FHA domain-containing protein: protein MPVCTNCGHANPDDARFCSNCGSSLRAAGGPGGADITSTQSISGLAPVGPGTSAETDADASGDLPAVSAADLAAVEALPPGSALLVVRRGPNAGSRFLLDEDVTTAGRHPESDIFLDDVTVSRRHAEFVRVGAGFTVRDVGSLNGTYVNRERIDEVVLVDGDEVQVGKYRMVFLPSGGGAVA, encoded by the coding sequence ATGCCGGTCTGCACGAACTGCGGACACGCGAACCCCGACGACGCCCGCTTCTGCAGCAACTGCGGAAGCTCGCTGCGCGCCGCCGGCGGCCCCGGTGGGGCGGACATCACGTCGACGCAGTCCATCTCCGGGCTGGCCCCGGTCGGCCCGGGCACCTCCGCGGAGACCGACGCCGACGCGAGCGGTGACCTTCCCGCGGTCTCCGCGGCCGACCTCGCAGCGGTCGAGGCGCTGCCGCCGGGCTCGGCGCTGCTGGTGGTGCGCCGTGGCCCCAACGCCGGCAGCCGCTTCCTCCTCGACGAGGACGTCACGACGGCGGGGCGCCACCCGGAGAGCGACATCTTCCTCGACGACGTGACGGTGTCCCGGCGGCACGCGGAGTTCGTCCGCGTGGGTGCCGGCTTCACCGTCCGCGACGTGGGCAGCCTGAACGGCACCTACGTCAACCGCGAGCGCATCGACGAGGTCGTGCTCGTCGACGGCGACGAGGTCCAGGTCGGCAAGTACCGCATGGTGTTCCTGCCGAGCGGTGGAGGAGCCGTGGCGTGA
- the gcvH gene encoding glycine cleavage system protein GcvH produces MLPQELRYTPQHEWVRDGATVRVGITDFAQDALGDVVFVTLPEVGASVRAGEPCGEVESTKSVSDVYSPVTGTVTACNEALEATPELINSDPYGEGWMFEVEPADAAQVAGLLDADAYAAQTGAS; encoded by the coding sequence GTGCTGCCCCAGGAGCTCCGCTACACCCCCCAGCACGAGTGGGTCCGCGACGGCGCGACCGTACGGGTGGGCATCACCGACTTCGCCCAGGACGCCCTCGGTGACGTCGTCTTCGTCACGCTCCCCGAGGTCGGCGCCTCGGTGCGGGCCGGCGAGCCCTGCGGCGAGGTCGAGTCGACCAAGAGCGTCAGCGACGTCTACTCCCCGGTGACCGGCACGGTCACGGCCTGCAACGAGGCGCTCGAGGCGACGCCCGAGCTGATCAACTCCGACCCGTACGGCGAGGGGTGGATGTTCGAGGTGGAGCCGGCCGACGCCGCCCAGGTGGCCGGGCTGCTCGACGCCGACGCGTACGCGGCCCAGACCGGCGCCTCCTGA
- a CDS encoding DUF881 domain-containing protein, with protein MSASTPPSGNGRPPGKGNGGKGTGGKGTGGTGNGGTGGTGTGGTGTGNGSGNGRAKKGRPRTRPNRPARPGGSAGGSTGSPAARPVQPEKAVQLEKAVQLEKAVQLEKAVQLEKAVQPEKAVQPEKAVQVKPAATEKAGEGRTATAQKPPPASGPAATKPVPAAEPAPAEKQVAAERPATAQKPEPAQKPLPAEKPVPAHQPEPAGHSKDVPAEAALPEPEPGEPVAQGSPAWRPLLGATRSQLAIAALLALVGFAGVVQARTTHDEDLSGLRQADLVRILDDVDERAARLRAEERELEESYEKLASGAGGSLAAVEDAQRRADVLGILAGTLPAEGPGIELRIADPQGVLAASQLLDAVQELRDAGAEALQLGNVRIVASTAFLDAPAADAPAADAPGVLADGVLVRPPYVLRAIGDPDALESALGIPGGVLESLQTAGLTPDLARRTSLEVDALHEARSPDYARPGAGGAGG; from the coding sequence GTGAGCGCGAGCACTCCTCCGTCCGGCAACGGCCGCCCCCCGGGCAAGGGCAACGGCGGCAAGGGCACCGGCGGCAAGGGCACCGGCGGCACGGGCAACGGCGGCACCGGCGGCACGGGCACCGGGGGCACCGGCACCGGCAACGGCAGCGGCAACGGCCGGGCGAAGAAGGGGCGACCCCGTACGCGGCCGAACCGGCCCGCTCGCCCGGGCGGCTCCGCGGGAGGGTCGACGGGCTCGCCCGCTGCCCGGCCGGTGCAGCCGGAGAAGGCGGTGCAGCTGGAGAAGGCGGTGCAGCTGGAGAAGGCGGTGCAGCTGGAGAAGGCGGTGCAGCTGGAGAAGGCGGTGCAGCCGGAGAAGGCGGTGCAGCCGGAGAAGGCGGTGCAGGTCAAGCCCGCGGCGACCGAGAAGGCAGGGGAGGGGAGGACCGCCACCGCGCAGAAGCCCCCGCCTGCGAGCGGGCCGGCTGCGACGAAGCCCGTCCCGGCGGCGGAGCCTGCGCCCGCGGAGAAGCAGGTGGCGGCCGAGAGGCCCGCGACGGCGCAGAAGCCTGAGCCCGCGCAGAAGCCGTTACCGGCCGAGAAGCCCGTCCCAGCGCACCAGCCGGAGCCGGCGGGCCACTCGAAGGACGTGCCCGCCGAGGCCGCCCTCCCCGAGCCGGAGCCCGGCGAGCCGGTCGCCCAAGGGAGCCCGGCCTGGCGCCCGCTGCTCGGTGCCACCCGCAGCCAGCTGGCCATCGCGGCCCTGCTCGCCCTGGTCGGGTTCGCGGGGGTGGTGCAGGCGCGGACGACCCACGACGAGGACCTGTCAGGGCTGCGCCAGGCCGACCTGGTGCGAATCCTGGACGACGTCGACGAGCGGGCGGCCCGGCTGCGGGCCGAGGAGCGCGAGCTCGAGGAGTCCTACGAGAAGCTGGCGTCGGGCGCGGGAGGCTCGCTGGCCGCCGTCGAGGACGCGCAGCGCCGTGCGGACGTGCTCGGGATCCTGGCCGGGACGCTGCCGGCCGAGGGGCCGGGGATCGAGCTGCGGATCGCGGACCCGCAGGGGGTGCTGGCGGCGAGCCAGCTGCTCGACGCCGTGCAGGAGCTGCGCGACGCGGGGGCCGAGGCGCTGCAGCTGGGGAACGTCCGGATCGTGGCCAGCACCGCGTTCCTGGACGCGCCGGCGGCGGACGCGCCGGCGGCGGACGCGCCGGGCGTGCTGGCCGACGGCGTCCTGGTCCGGCCTCCGTACGTCCTGCGGGCGATCGGCGACCCGGACGCCCTCGAGTCGGCCCTCGGGATCCCGGGAGGGGTGCTGGAGTCGCTGCAGACGGCGGGGCTGACGCCCGACCTCGCCCGGCGGACCAGCCTGGAGGTCGACGCGCTGCACGAGGCGAGGAGCCCCGACTACGCTCGCCCCGGGGCCGGAGGCGCGGGCGGGTGA
- a CDS encoding small basic family protein yields MIPLIGLVVGVVLGLVLEPTVPLWLQPYLPIAVVAALDAVFGGLRAALEKIFDERVFVVSFLSNAVVAALIVFLGDQLGVGSQLSTGVVIVLGVRIFANVAAIRRRVFGA; encoded by the coding sequence GTGATCCCCCTGATCGGCCTCGTCGTCGGCGTCGTCCTCGGTCTCGTGCTGGAGCCGACGGTGCCGCTCTGGCTGCAGCCCTACCTGCCCATCGCCGTCGTCGCCGCCCTCGACGCGGTCTTCGGCGGGCTCCGGGCCGCGCTGGAGAAGATCTTCGACGAGCGGGTCTTCGTGGTCTCCTTCCTCTCGAACGCCGTCGTCGCCGCGCTGATCGTGTTCCTCGGCGACCAGCTCGGCGTCGGCTCCCAGCTGTCGACCGGGGTCGTGATCGTGCTGGGCGTCCGTATCTTCGCGAACGTCGCGGCCATCCGACGCCGGGTCTTCGGGGCCTGA